The region ggctGTCGTGCTGCTGGTTCTCGGTCCTTTTCGGCCTCGGCTGCCTTGGACACCCGGCGGGGCGGCGGAAGAATAGGCGcggacgatgtgcttgTGCCGTCCTGCTCCTTCGCCAACGCCGCCTTTTCTTCATCTGTGGCCTCATAGTTACCTGGCGATGGACCCTCAGGAATAGCATCTGTGCCCATGTAGTCAGGACGTCCCTCAGCCACGTACAGCGCCTGCCACACGGACTTGCACGTGTAGGGAATCTGGTGTTTGGGCAGCTTGTTGTCGAGAATGGTCTCGATCGGAATGCCAGGATAGTTGTAGTAACGCGCGTTCTCATCAGAGCGCGTAAGGAAAATCGAGCCGTCAAGCTGTGCACCAGCATAGAGGCCCTTGGATTTGACATACGACAGGCACGGCGAAGCTTCCAGACCCGAGTCGACAATCGCACCATTGCCGACGGGACCAGCTGCCACAGATAGTTCACCACCGATGCTGATTTTGGGATACTTAAATGCGTTCACAGCCTcctgcgtgcgcagcacaaGGACGACATCGTACACATCCACACCGACCATCAGGCCCCAGCCGACTGTGTGGACGAGAATACCGGACGGTGCGCCCCAGTCGCCGTTTTCGTAGCGCGACATGACGATACCCGATCCACCCGCACCAGAAATACCGAGGCCGGAGCGAAACACGGTAAAGATGGCCACACCCTTGGCGCCACGTAACACGGGAGCCGGAATGTTGTAAAGCACCTTTTGCGTCTTGCGAGCCGCATACTCATCATTGACTTGGCCGTCCTTGTACTCACCATCTTGGTCACTCGGTACAGCAGCTTCGCCCTTCGAAGTAAAGTTGGTGACAATGCGAGCAGCCTTGTCAATCTCGCCATCCAACTGCGTCGGATAAAAGGCCTCGAGCCCCAGCCGGCCAATTTGCTTGTTGGTCCAATGGCCTATGGGGTCAACCGTCCGCCATGCCTTGGTCTCAATCTTCTTGGCTGCCCTGTTAATTCTTATCACATACCCGTCGACCACGCCTTTTCTTTCCAATTGTCCCACGACATGAGCGGAACGAGACACTCTCTCGGACCCCTCCACTGAGGACACGGACCGCTTGTCTCTCACCGCCATGAGTCTTTCTATCGTATCGCAAAATAAAGTGTTCTCTGGCTTGCTCACCAAGTACTCGTTCCTATCGAGCGTGCTAGGCGGCCTCGAGGCCAAGATGAACGTATTTGTACCGAAGGAGGCGAGTGCGTCGAACAAGGTGCCCGTGCTGTACTACCTTTCGGGCCTCACATGCACCGAGGACAATGCAGCTCAAAAGGGCCACCTATTCGAGGCAGCTTCCCAGAAGCAGATCGCTATCGTATTTCCTGACACGAGTCCGCGTGGCGCCAACATTCCCGGCGAAAACGATAGCTGGGACTTTGGCACGGGCGCGGGCTTTTACGTGAATGCGACGCGTGAGCCTTGGAGCAAGCACTACAACATGTATGATCACGTTCTGAAAGAAATTCCCGACGTCATTGCCAAGAATGAGATCCCTATCGACGTTTCGCGCGCTTCTATCCTCGGTCACTCCATGGGTGGCCACGGTGCCCTGGTCCTCTATCTGCGCGAACAGGGCACATTCCGCTCGGCGTCGGCATTTGCGCCTATTTGCCACCCAACCAACTGCGACACGGGCAAAAAGATGATCCAGGGGTACTTGGCaggcggcatcgacgagggAAAACAGTACGACGCTAGTATTTTGTTGAGCCAGCAGGACAAGACCCGCCCCCTGCAGATTCTCGTGGACTGCGGTCTGGCAGACAACTTTtaccagcagcagcaactGCAGCcagaggcgctcgtcgatgctgcTTTCAAGAGCGGTGTAGACACCTCGCGCATTCAGCTTCGGCTGCATGAAGGTTATGACCACAGCTGTACGTATGAGCAGACTAACATGAGATTACTTTGTGAGCACCTTtgctgctgagcatgtCCACTGGCACGCGCAGTTCCTATCTCCTTAGTTATGTTTTGCCAGCACGCTTACGGCGCTTGGCTTCCTTTTTGGAGATAGCACTCGTGTTGGTAGTCGGTTCAGCGGTCGGTTCAGCGATCGGTTCAGTTGCCTGTTCTGGCACAGCCTCAGGCGCCACTTCGCGGGACCCGGCCAGCTTCTTCCACAACTGAAAGGGCCATGTGGACATGAGAGTGGGCATGTCCGAGTCCAGCACAGGCTCCAGGGGAATGAGCTCGCGTGTCGCAGCTTCATAGAGGGCCAGGCTGCCGTCACCAAATACAACCAGCTCAATCAAGGGAACTTCGTCATCTGTCTCCGGCGAAGGAGCATGGAGCGCTTCACGCACCTTGTCTGCCTCCCTGTCCCAGTTCACCGTGCCGGCGGTAATATCCGCTTCCCTGGGTGCGGGAGGCATGTCGAAGTAACCGTGCATCGGGACCCTAACTTTTTTCTCCGCCGGCCGTGGCTTGGATGAAGGGGCCAGAGGCGTCTGGAATGCCGGGCCCCAGGCAGCGGCGAGGGCACTGCGGCATAAGTTTTCATAACGCCGCTGGCTCTTGCGCCATTGTGACTTTTTGACCGCGAGTTGCACACCCACAGATAACAGGAGCAGCACAGAAAGAATCAGAGGCAGTCCAGGACGGTAGCGAGAGTAGTAGTACCCAGTGCCACGCCATTTGGGGAATCCGAACGACAGAAAGTGATTGTATCGGTCGCGACGCTCATCACGCAAAATACTGTGAATACGACCCAGACGCTCAAACCGCTGGTGGACTTCGGCTGCATTGGGGTTTTTGTCAGGGTGCCACTCAAGACTGCGCTGGCGATACGCCTTGCGAATGTCGGACATGGATGCCGACGGCGTGAGCCCTAAGAACGAGTAAAAGTTGACCCCTTCGCCCTCCGCCTTCTCAAGTGCTGCCTGGATCTCAAACATCTCGATGTCCGTATGAGACCAGTCATTAGCGGCCTTGGTGCCCACCAAGCATacgacgagcacggccaAGAATAGCAACACGCGCATTGTGTTCGCGGGAGAAAAGGAAATCGTCGCCGATCGACGCCCGATCGTTCTTTGTCGTCGCCTTTGTCTGCCACATGGGCATGTAAGCTCGAtccacgtcgccgcccATTTTTCGTTGGGCATGCCCACAAcgcacggccatgcacacGGCCTCTGCTCTCGCATGTAGTTCGTACGCCACCATCTATGTCGGCTCACTCTATGTGCTACCTCGTATATTCGCCTGGCTACGACGAAAACCATGCGCGAAGCATAGGCGTCGCGACGACCCCCCTGTGATCAAGCAACGTCTTGTGTCTGTGTGCGTGGCCACCGTCATCGACTTGCTCGTGACAGCGAGTCTGATAGGACGAACTACCGTCTTGCCTGTCAAGCAGCCATTTCGTGCACTGCATATCCTGAGCCTTATGGGACTGCCCTTCCCGCATCCGACGTTTCTGACATCGCGATATCTCCCTCTCGAACCATCGTTCCCGTCTTTCGTCACACGTCTCGGGTGGATCGGTATCAAGGCTTTGGCACTGACCGCCTGTATGTACTTGGGCACTTTCTTCACAAACATCTTGGACAAGCGCACGCGGTCTAAGAGAGCGTCCTCTCCTGACACGGCCCTGGCCCGTTGGCGGAACTATGTCCTAGTACGTTGAGCTTCCTAACGTAACAGGGTCCTGGCACAGAAGAATTAGTTTTTCGATCATGCATGCTGGCGACCATGAAAAGCTTTCATCCGCATGCATCTCCCACATGGCTAATGCTAACGACACCTTTGTATTTTGGTATCGCCCACCTGCATCATGCCTGGGAAATGTACCAAGCTGGCGGATACACTAAGCGTGCACGTACCAATGCCCTTCTGACATCTGCTCTACAGTTTGCCTACACCACCGTTTTTGGTTGGTACGCAAACTTTCTGTTTATGCGCACTGGCACTGTATGGGCTCCCTTTTTAGCTCACGTTTTGTGCAACATGATGGGGCTGCCAAGGCTCGCACCGTTCCCGCACGCCAACTCCGCCCAGAAGGCGgcttgtgcatgcgcccatCTTGCGGGCCTCGGCGCCTTTATGTATGCCCTGTGGCCGTGCACATCTACCCGCATGTTGGCGACGTAAAGGCATCTGGAATTTTACAGTAGTGATGCTACATGGTTGTTCGAGATTACTTGCTTCCCCAGTTGGAAAGCTGCTCCTTGGCTTGGCTAGCGTATTGCTGAGCCTGCTCACCAAGGTTTCCAGCCTGCTCCCTAGCCTGGCTAGCGTATTGC is a window of Malassezia restricta chromosome III, complete sequence DNA encoding:
- a CDS encoding DUF500 domain protein — protein: MSWDNWKEKAWSTAKKIETKAWRTVDPIGHWTNKQIGRLGLEAFYPTQLDGEIDKAARIVTNFTSKGEAAVPSDQDGEYKDGQVNDEYAARKTQKVLYNIPAPVLRGAKGVAIFTVFRSGLGISGAGGSGIVMSRYENGDWGAPSGILVHTVGWGLMVGVDVYDVVLVLRTQEAVNAFKYPKISIGGELSVAAGPVGNGAIVDSGLEASPCLSYVKSKGLYAGAQLDGSIFLTRSDENARYYNYPGIPIETILDNKLPKHQIPYTCKSVWQALYVAEGRPDYMGTDAIPEGPSPGNYEATDEEKAALAKEQDGTSTSSAPILPPPRRVSKAAEAEKDREPAARQPPPPPYDASHSK
- a CDS encoding S-formylglutathione hydrolase, producing MSLSIVSQNKVFSGLLTKYSFLSSVLGGLEAKMNVFVPKEASASNKVPVLYYLSGLTCTEDNAAQKGHLFEAASQKQIAIVFPDTSPRGANIPGENDSWDFGTGAGFYVNATREPWSKHYNMYDHVLKEIPDVIAKNEIPIDVSRASILGHSMGGHGALVLYLREQGTFRSASAFAPICHPTNCDTGKKMIQGYLAGGIDEGKQYDASILLSQQDKTRPLQILVDCGLADNFYQQQQLQPEALVDAAFKSGVDTSRIQLRLHEGYDHSCTYEQTNMRLLCEHLCC
- a CDS encoding DnaJ domain protein, translated to MRVLLFLAVLVVCLVGTKAANDWSHTDIEMFEIQAALEKAEGEGVNFYSFLGLTPSASMSDIRKAYRQRSLEWHPDKNPNAAEVHQRFERLGRIHSILRDERRDRYNHFLSFGFPKWRGTGYYYSRYRPGLPLILSVLLLLSVGVQLAVKKSQWRKSQRRYENLCRSALAAAWGPAFQTPLAPSSKPRPAEKKVRVPMHGYFDMPPAPREADITAGTVNWDREADKVREALHAPSPETDDEVPLIELVVFGDGSLALYEAATRELIPLEPVLDSDMPTLMSTWPFQLWKKLAGSREVAPEAVPEQATEPIAEPTAEPTTNTSAISKKEAKRRKRAGKT
- a CDS encoding prenyl protein peptidase, producing MHTASALACSSYATIYVGSLYVLPRIFAWLRRKPCAKHRRRDDPPVIKQRLVSVCVATVIDLLVTASLIGRTTVLPVKQPFRALHILSLMGLPFPHPTFLTSRYLPLEPSFPSFVTRLGWIGIKALALTACMYLGTFFTNILDKRTRSKRASSPDTALARWRNYVLGPGTEELVFRSCMLATMKSFHPHASPTWLMLTTPLYFGIAHLHHAWEMYQAGGYTKRARTNALLTSALQFAYTTVFGWYANFLFMRTGTVWAPFLAHVLCNMMGLPRLAPFPHANSAQKAACACAHLAGLGAFMYALWPCTSTRMLAT